GGAGCTGAGGGCGCCGGGGTCCCAGCCGTGCACGCGCTCGCGCGCCTGGCGGACGTGCGGCGGGGGCGCAGCGTAGTGCACGGGGAGCCCCCGCGACGCGAGCAGCAGCGACAGGTGGAGCAGCTGGTTCAGGTGGCCCTGCGCCGGGAACGGCACGGCCACCACGGCGACCGATTCCAGCGCTTCAACCGTCATCGGGCTTGTCAGAGGAAGTTCAGATCGTGTGTGTGCTGTGTAGTGCTGTAGGTGTGCTTCCGGTTCCAGAGGCGTAGAACTTTTGTGGACCGGTGggctatatatacacacacgcaCCACAGCATTTGTGGAAACCACTTGCGGTTCGTGTGTCCATCGGAAATGTCGCACTGGATCGCTGGGGGTAATACTTAAGCAAAAAATTGGCGGCGCGTGATCCAGTGGGATGACCAATCCATAGCGATCAACTTTGACAAACCGGACCAAAAAAGTGCATGGCGACACAGGAAGTGATGGGCTCGCTGGCATGTGGCTTCAGCTACGCACCACGCTGGGACCTTGTTACGGGTGCACGCCCTTTTTTCGGATTTTGCTGGAAAGCTCGCGGCTAGGCAGCAACGGCGCAGCGGCGTGGGGCGTAGCGCGTTCGTCATCGGTGACGAACGGCGGGCCGGCCGGAGATCCTCTGCAGCGCGGATGAACGCCATAAACGAAGCAGGCCAGTGAAGTGCAGTGGGTACGCAATCAATGACGTGAAGTACTAGCATCCATGATCGATCCGTGAGGGATTGACGGGCGATAAAAAGTTGGACGACCTCGGGGAAAATGAAAATGACTGCGGGCGTGCCTCACCAAGCCCAATCCTTTGACATCATCATGATGAACGAATGTTTCACTGTCATGTGTTGCCCCGgtgcgcccgcccgccggcttGGCTACCAACGGATGTCGCCGTCAGGCATTTGCGCTTGCACGGTGCCACCCCAAATGTCTCGCCGCGTGCCTTGATTTCCCCCCACGGTTTCCGGCGATTCCATTGGCCCGTGCCTAGTGATCCCTGCTACGAGCGTTGTTGGCACGTGCTGCTTGGTTGGATCGAAGGCCGGACCCCGAGATAAGACAAGGAAGGCGCCGGTCTGCGGGAGTCTAGGGTTACAGTTGCAGTGACAGAAATTCGAATCTTTTTTTGTGCGTCCCGGGACGCGGTCGGCAAGGGAAGATGCTCTCGGATAAGGGTTTTCGACACTGGCGTGTTGCGCCAGGGACACCGGGAAGCTCTAGGGTCTCGCCCTCTCGGGTCGTCGTGTGCGCAGGCAGCCTCGCGCTATCCTCCGTCCGCCGGGTGCTCCCCGTCAGCTTCAGGCTCGGCTCGGCTGCCGACCTGCCGTGCCAGCCAGGCGTTGCGGGAGCCACCGCGCGGTGTTGGGTCAGGATTCTCTGGTCCCTCTTTCTATCTCTTTGCTACAGGGCGCGCACGTTTCTGTTGCACAGCCAGCGTCGAACGGTTGGTTTCACGAGCGCGAGGTCAACGAATCGCTGTCGGCTGTCGCTGCAGCCTGCAttgttgcaggcttgcagcccaGCCTGTTTCCGCAGTAGTTGAGGGCCTACTCTTTCATGGGCTCGGCTACGGCCTGCACGCGACGCGGTCGGCAAGATGCTCTCGGATGAGGCGACGGCTGATGGAGCGATCGAGGTGTGGGAAGTTCCGGCCGATCACGGGCGGTTTGCGACGCTGGCGTGCTGCGCCGGAGACACCGAGAAGCTCCAGGGTCTCGGGTCGTCGTGTGCGCAGACAGCCGCGCGCTATCCTCCGTCCGCCGGGTGCTCCCCGTGAGCGTCAGGCTCGGCTCGGCTGCCGACCTGCCGTGCCAACCATCATGCGCGGGAGCCACCGCGCGGCGTTGCGTAAACACACCGCCCATCGCTGCATTGTTGCAGCCCAGCCTGTTCCCGCAGTAGGTAGGCCTCGACTTCGGCCTGTTTGGGGGCAACAAAATTCCAAAACCACCTACCTAATGCGTGCGCTTTTTCTGGTGATTTAGCTTGCAAGAAAATGAAGCCCACGCGAATGCATTGCTTTGAATTCGAAACAACAAATAAATTCTCAAGCTTACAAaaccatgcacatgcacatgtaTAAACAATAGATATCGATCGAAAGAaggtttcaaaaaaagaaataaacatAGTATCTATGAATCTATCTAGTTCCGAAAAGGACGATGAAGGCGCAAAACGCCAAAACCCCCTGTCCCCCTTTTGTTAACGAAAATTCGAAAACTtggttaaaaagaaaaaaaaactgacggTGTTGCCTCCCATCAGCGTCCCAAAGCTGTGTAACTCGAGTCCCATCCAGGATCCATCTTAAAAATTCTTCGCAGCGGCCAAACCTGCCGCGAAATCTGCAAAAGGTTGCTTGCGGTAGTCGCTGCAGTCCCCGTTTCCGCTTCCTTCGTTTGCATCTCCTTGCATCGGTAGCTTATTACCGGGCGCGTCGTCAGCCGCCGGCGCAGGGTCGCCGGGAGGAACACTGGCCGCTGGGATCGCTGGACTAGATTGCTGCAGCTTCTGCTGGACACCGCTGCAAGGGTAGAAGTTGTGAGGCGCCGGGAACTGGGTGCAAGGGACCATGACTTTGGTTCCCGCGGGATGATTGGCACCCTCGTCGAAGCACGCTGGCTGCGTGGACGCCGCCGGCATGATCTGTTGCTGCCCTGCGCAGGGCGCCCTCTCCTGCGGTGCTTTCTGCAGTTTCATCTCAGCTAACAGTTGCGCGTACACTCGCTGCTGGCGCATCATCATGTCCtccatctgctgctgctgtggtggcggtggtcggGGGAAGGACGGCGGCCGAACCGGTGGGCCGGCGGCTAGGTTCGGGGGACGCATCATCACCGTCCGACCAAGAGAGTTGGGAACGGTTGCTGCGGCCCGGTGCGGCGGGTATAGCTTCAACACCGGCGGCCCCTGCACCGGCGGCTGCCCGTTGTGCGCGTTCATCAAAGGTGGCCGTCGCTGCATCTTCACTGGTCCCTGCATGCTACTGTAGATCGCCGGCGGCCATTGCATCAGCGGAGGCAGCTGTGCTGGTACGCTGCGGTAGTCGTAGTACCCCGCGGCTCCGACTCCGACCGGCGGCGCTCGCATTGTGTGCTGGGAAGCCCGCTTGTTCGGCGCGTTGGCTTGCTCGCTCGTCGGCTGCTCCGCCGCGGGCCTCTTGCCCGCGCACTTGCTCGACAACGGCGTCAGCGCCGATGCCTCCCCGGAGCCCTCCGGCGCCGGCCCGGACTGCGACGAGGTTGGCACCTCTTCATCGCACGCGGAGGCAGAGCTCGTGCCACCCTCCTCGTTCTCGAGTTCTTTCCATTTTTTCAACGGGCTCTTGTAGATCCTGCACATGACGTATTTGTTCAACTGCAAGCATAACACAACTAGTCTCAAGTCAGGACAGCCATTAGATGCAAAAACAAGAAATTGGCGGGGAAACAACACTTCAAAATCGCAGAGGGTGAACTGTCGTCAGACGTAGCGAGAGAACTGACCAGCATGTGGTCGCGTGGCTTCTCGGCGGTCGGGCTGTCGAGGTCTTTCTCTTTCTCGGGATCCGGGACGGTGAGCTCATGCATCAGCCACTTGGTCTTGGTCTCGTTCCTTGGGTCGCCCACGTAGTAGGCGAGGGTGTTCTCGGTGAACTCGTACGCGCCGACGCTGAGGTTCTTCTTGAGAACCTTCTTCGCCTTGGAGTGGCCCGCCGCGGCGTCCTTCCCCGGCTTCGACTGCCCCGTCGACGGCTTCCACCGGCCGCGGTTGTCGGCCGTGCGCCGCGTCGGCCGGTCCCCTCCCGGGTACCTGCGACTTCTCGGCGACAGGAAGTACCAGTTCTCGTCCGCGCCCCTCGCCTCGTACCTTTCTGCGTACGCACCGTGTGATCAGGATCAAATAACACCACGAAATACATATGCAAAGTGTAAAAAGACCTTTGTTTTGTCAAGAGATTAAACTTGTAAAGAATTCATCGCAGCCATAATAGCCCATAGCCAACCAGGTGCTTCGTTACTGGAGTACTAGAAAGGAAACGGGGTTCAGGTCAGGTAGGTCAGGTGGTGCTTACTAGTCAGTATCTCCGGATCGCACTCGTACGCGTCCGCCTCGATGACGGCATCGTTGGGCACGGTCGGGTTGTCCAGCAGCTTGGGGAGGAGGTAGAACTCCACGAGCTCCTGGAGCGTCGGCTTGAACCGGAACCCCACCGGATATTTGACTTTCTCGTCGTCTCCCCCTCCGCTCGGCGTCTCCTCTGCTGCTTCCATGTCGGCGACTCGACGCGTGACCCGCGAGGTTTCGAGGTTGATGATGGCAAGGAAGATAGACGACGGTAGGATAGATACGTCGGAGTCCTTGTTGGGCCGCAAAACCATGAACTTTTCTATTGTCAACCAACCTGATTTGGAGACGAACAACAACTCTAGCATGATCCGCATTCGAGCTTCCTTCATCATCGATCAACAACCAACGTTTCAGTGCAAATCCAGCTGTAGAAACATGTGTCCGTATTCGACTAACCTAAGATACTTGCGATCCGCCCCATTCCGGAAAGGAAACAGCTCGTAGCATCTGATTGGCTCCCCGAGGCGTCACCTGTGCACGTGCAGTGAGAACCGAGCTGAGTACTCTGCTCTGCTCTCTGCTCTCCTACTCTCTCTCCAGAGTAAGCTGCCAGAAAAGCATCTCGGCTGACCTGGTGGACAAAATTGTATCTGAAAATTGGAACATATCGTTTATTACACAGCTGCTACACCCAAACAAATTCAACAATGTGGATTTGGTATCCTTAGGAGGCTAACAGAACAAATCAGTGTAGTGAGAAGAAATCATGTACAGTCCAACAATCCGATGGGGGCGCTGCGCCATTGGCAACCTTTTTGATATCCAAGCACCCCAACGAGAGTTTAGATAGGGTCCCGGTCAAGTTCAGGGACTGAGAACCACTACGACTAACATTTTGCCAAGACACCCTGCTGCATTGCTCACCTGCCGGCTTTCTTGATTTCTCTCCTGTCAATCCTTACGGCAATGCTTGAGGTTGTTCGCAATGCACCAGTGCATCAGTATTGCCAGCCAATTGGCAGTCTGATCGACCACGCCTTATCTTCGGGCAATATGGCCGCTGAATAACATCCAAGATAACTGTGTATTGGAGCTATCCTCAGTTACTATCGGCCCCGTGCCATCttccgcctcttcctctcctgttcacgtctctcttcttcctcaatTAGGCGGAGTTGCTCCTCATCCTCCTGCCTAGCAATCCTCGCGCTGAAAAGAAGCAAGATCAAAGTTGAAATCAGATACAGAAACAGAGGACATTAAGTCAGGGAAACCTCAAGGAATGCTTAACGATGCATATGCCATGTATGTTTCTGGACTGTGAGTACACGTTGCACAGGAATGACCCTAGCATGTAATCGAATAGCACAAGGTTGAGCCCACAGAACCACTAAATGGCTCACTATGATACTAAAAGTTATCTTTGTGCAGGCAGTGCAAAATCTTTAGCATAAGGCTTACAATCATATTAGGTATACTGCCACAGAAATAACCATATTATAGAAACTTTTCTTCAATTTGTACAACGTACTCATAAGAGAAGAAATCAATACCTTCTTTTCTCTTCCCTCTCTATAGTAGCAAAATCTGCTTCCATGTCACTATCATCCTCATCTCTGCCCGCATATCTTCTAGGATCATACCTGCAGTGGAAGCCAAAATTAGAATCCAATTATCTTTAAGCCATACTTTGGAACAGCCATTGCAATCGAGAAATGCTTGGTTTGCTCAGTTTGACAACCCTGTTTAGTAAAATATGCACTTTTATAGAGGGTGACGCTCACAATTACTAACCCAAATGGACAAGATAGAAAAAGTTTATCAAGGACAGTACCCGAACATATTTCTGATCATTGCAAGGGggtcttcctcatcttcatcttcatcaaatCTTCTTTTCGCCACTTGTTTTCTCTTAGCATGATCATCACGAATTCCATTGGAAGAGATAGGCCGAGATGGCTACGGGagacaaaataaagaaacaaatgaaaaacatcAGCTATCCTGTCAAAACGAAGAGTTCATTCATATAGAAGAAATATGTGTGGCATAGCATTAAGCAGAAAAGAAAGGCAAACAGGTATTTTCTGCTAATAAATATTACCATGGCTTTCGAAGGAGGTCTAATCTGCCTTTCTACTTGTTTTACTCTATCACTTGCCTGAAGTCTTCTTTGCTCCGAGTATTGACACTGCGAAGAAAGAGGTCTTTGCCCTTGCAACGACTGAGACCTGTTACTTTGCGACTGTGGTCTGTGAGTTTGCGAAGATTGCAATTTCTGAACATGTGAAGACTGCTGTGGTCTTTGACTCTGCAAGGACTGTTGCGTCCTTTGACTCTGCAATGACTGTTGTGGCCTCTGACCCTGTGACACCTGCTGCGGCCTTCGATTCTGCAATGACTGCTGCGGCCTCTGCTGCATCGATTGATGTGGCCTCTGACCATGGGAAGAAAGCTGGGGTCTCTGAACAGCTGACTGCATCCTCTGACTTTGCGAGGATTTTGGTCTGTCAATCTCGTGCCTCGACACTACATTGCCCTTCCTCAGAGCTGGATCATTCAAATCCCTTGAAGGATGCCTATTAGGAGTAGGGCCCTTGGTTGGAAGCTTTTGGCTTGTAATTTTGCTAGTATTTGCCTGGTTGGATCCATTTCTAACAATACTATTCATCCTCTCATTGTCACGTGAAACAGACCTTTCTCTATTTGAGAAAACCTCCTTTCTCATTGAATCTACCCTACCTTCAGCATGTCTTTGGGTTGACAATGTGTTCTTAGATCCATATCCATTTGACAATCGTGCAGGTTGACTTGTTGGTGCCTTGCTCTTTGCTGCTGAGTGCATCACCACACGATCTTCAATATCGAGAAAACAACAATCAGCATTCAAAGAAACATGGAAAACCATGTTTAATGAAATTaaagttcaaacttcaaactcACCAGCCTTTTGAGTCAAGGAAGATCTATTTGCAGGTTTCTCCTTTGGAGA
This portion of the Setaria viridis chromosome 7, Setaria_viridis_v4.0, whole genome shotgun sequence genome encodes:
- the LOC117864199 gene encoding uncharacterized protein isoform X2, producing MRIMLELLFVSKSGWLTIEKFMVLRPNKDSDVSILPSSIFLAIINLETSRVTRRVADMEAAEETPSGGGDDEKVKYPVGFRFKPTLQELVEFYLLPKLLDNPTVPNDAVIEADAYECDPEILTKRYEARGADENWYFLSPRSRRYPGGDRPTRRTADNRGRWKPSTGQSKPGKDAAAGHSKAKKVLKKNLSVGAYEFTENTLAYYVGDPRNETKTKWLMHELTVPDPEKEKDLDSPTAEKPRDHMLLNKYVMCRIYKSPLKKWKELENEEGGTSSASACDEEVPTSSQSGPAPEGSGEASALTPLSSKCAGKRPAAEQPTSEQANAPNKRASQHTMRAPPVGVGAAGYYDYRSVPAQLPPLMQWPPAIYSSMQGPVKMQRRPPLMNAHNGQPPVQGPPVLKLYPPHRAAATVPNSLGRTVMMRPPNLAAGPPVRPPSFPRPPPPQQQQMEDMMMRQQRVYAQLLAEMKLQKAPQERAPCAGQQQIMPAASTQPACFDEGANHPAGTKVMVPCTQFPAPHNFYPCSGVQQKLQQSSPAIPAASVPPGDPAPAADDAPGNKLPMQGDANEGSGNGDCSDYRKQPFADFAAGLAAAKNF
- the LOC117864199 gene encoding uncharacterized protein isoform X1 — translated: MMKEARMRIMLELLFVSKSGWLTIEKFMVLRPNKDSDVSILPSSIFLAIINLETSRVTRRVADMEAAEETPSGGGDDEKVKYPVGFRFKPTLQELVEFYLLPKLLDNPTVPNDAVIEADAYECDPEILTKRYEARGADENWYFLSPRSRRYPGGDRPTRRTADNRGRWKPSTGQSKPGKDAAAGHSKAKKVLKKNLSVGAYEFTENTLAYYVGDPRNETKTKWLMHELTVPDPEKEKDLDSPTAEKPRDHMLLNKYVMCRIYKSPLKKWKELENEEGGTSSASACDEEVPTSSQSGPAPEGSGEASALTPLSSKCAGKRPAAEQPTSEQANAPNKRASQHTMRAPPVGVGAAGYYDYRSVPAQLPPLMQWPPAIYSSMQGPVKMQRRPPLMNAHNGQPPVQGPPVLKLYPPHRAAATVPNSLGRTVMMRPPNLAAGPPVRPPSFPRPPPPQQQQMEDMMMRQQRVYAQLLAEMKLQKAPQERAPCAGQQQIMPAASTQPACFDEGANHPAGTKVMVPCTQFPAPHNFYPCSGVQQKLQQSSPAIPAASVPPGDPAPAADDAPGNKLPMQGDANEGSGNGDCSDYRKQPFADFAAGLAAAKNF
- the LOC117864200 gene encoding uncharacterized protein; this translates as MRGYEYETNGYHRAMEDEYGDEYYDQDEYEEDGSGAGDEYVEEEEPLEGQKEILELRERLKEQIRRKAKAAAASAAGRSSSSHDRILPTRENKFGSFFGPSKPVISRRVIEERKSLKELHSTISRDPRPSGVHRDMPSSSKVQNKGNGHQHKPKMVNEVKKKAEALKDNRDYSFLLSDDADLSSSPKEKPANRSSLTQKADRVVMHSAAKSKAPTSQPARLSNGYGSKNTLSTQRHAEGRVDSMRKEVFSNRERSVSRDNERMNSIVRNGSNQANTSKITSQKLPTKGPTPNRHPSRDLNDPALRKGNVVSRHEIDRPKSSQSQRMQSAVQRPQLSSHGQRPHQSMQQRPQQSLQNRRPQQVSQGQRPQQSLQSQRTQQSLQSQRPQQSSHVQKLQSSQTHRPQSQSNRSQSLQGQRPLSSQCQYSEQRRLQASDRVKQVERQIRPPSKAMPSRPISSNGIRDDHAKRKQVAKRRFDEDEDEEDPLAMIRNMFGYDPRRYAGRDEDDSDMEADFATIEREEKRSARIARQEDEEQLRLIEEEERREQERKRRKMARGR